Genomic segment of Porites lutea chromosome 13, jaPorLute2.1, whole genome shotgun sequence:
CAtccaactttcttggaatgtattgttattttcctgtaatccgattggtcaactttgtctgaTTGGCCCCGGTAacagtagtcgcactgtaaaagAGGAAGTTTTAATTTACTTGCTATTTGTACCTCATAAGCAAAGAAAGGTAAAGTAAAGGCACATAATTGTTAGTTAATTCTTATTACTTTCAGAAAGGGCAAGAGACCGAAGAATCTTAAAGGAATTTGATCGACAAGAAAGTGAGCACACTCCTGACTTTGATTGCTCAGGTACTTTATTAtaatttacattaatttatAGAATCTATCTGGTTACCTTTCCCAAAGCTTACCCCTCTTCCTCTCTATTTAGGGATGTCTTAGTACGCACAGAATCTGCAAAGAAATGCCGTTTTTATGCTGAGTCCAAGCGTCCAATAATTTGCTACCGGATTTGCAAGAAGTTGTAATCTTAATGGCCTTTAAAGCAAAGCTTAGAAAATTACTTTTGAAGAGTTTTTGAAATACCTTATTATTTCATTGCCAGTTCATAGTTGGTATCTGTTTCATTGTATATTTTTAAGGTTGATTTTACTTTCagaatattgataataataataataataaattactattaatatattattattattattatcatcatcatcatcatcatcatcatcatcatcatcatcatcatcatcttcatcatcatcatcatcaccatcatcatcatcatcatcattattcaaATAACAATATCGATCATCCTTGAAGATCTTGGTTACCATATAATTGACAGGCGAAGTCTCGAGAGACAATGCTTATGTGACCTGGCCAATTTGTGGTGGTGCTGTAACGTCTTGTCTGGCTGTATAGGCTAATGCGCGAGTGGCGGTCCCTATTACACAAGGCGCATATGAAGTTGGAGGAGGGCAAAGTAGAGCTGTTTTTGTAGACTagtcacagtcccctattttccgtaagatcgtcgagatcgagcgctttgtgtTACGGGCAGCCATCTCGGATGAGCGttaaaactacttagggggcgggggttGGTTTAGGAGGAAGCTTACATTGGGCGAGGTAGAAGGAAAGAGTTCATTtgagattttcttttttggtttccAGTCGCTGTCCATGATATCGTTTTCAAGTCAGGATCACCATCACCCAGGGTTCTTCATCTTGTGTCAAGTGACGTGTGCGCCGTCTGGAAAAGCCTTGGTCGACAACTGCGCATAGTCGATTCAACACTGGACCAGATTGAGGCTGACAACATAAGGGAAGGACAATACGAACAATGCTACTGCATGCTGACCACATGGACCGAGGTACAAACTGACCCGCCAACATACCAGGAGCTTGGGCAGGCTTTACAACATGAAACTGTCGGGAGACCTGATATAGCGAAGAAGTACTGCTGCGAAAGCGATGACGAGGAGTCTGTAGAAATGTCAACTGGTAAATATAAATCACACCAGCCTCCAATCTTCTTTTACTTAGttcgtgacacagcccctttagtCTCCGTCTGTATCAAGATGTCGGgcaaatatgatttttttaaaaaagcctttaaaaaaCACGATAGTGGTATTTCTGACAGTGTAGAATAACGGAACGGACAGAAATATCCATTTGGCCGACTAGGACGAACTGTGGGTAGGTTTTTGAGATatgttttagcgtgttttgtTGTACGTTGCAAATTTGAATCAGTTTAGGTCAGCAATCGAGCTcctaacttttattttatttgccagtTTTATCATATTTGTTTATAGGCATTTGACAGCTAGTTTTTACGTACCTCTGCCATCGAGTTGTCGGCAACTCAGCTGATTTCAGCAGGCGGGCGTGTGCGTTCCCTTTTTTCCCACATTGCGATTTGGGTTTTATTATCCTGCAATGTCGCACTTTGTTTCTTTAGAGGTTTGCTTTTCGCCATAgggtgttattattattattattattattattattattattattattattattattattattattattattattattattattattattattattattattattattattattattaagtgcGATCTTGTAATCTAACGTTTTAAATTTTGCAATTGACTGGCTTCGAGGTCCTTGCTGACCAACAGGCCCCTGTATCTACTCTTGTGTGGGTGTCTTCCTGGGTAGTGAAGATAAAATAGTTGGTTTTCCTCTTTTGCAATCTGGACCAGAATCAATGACAATCAGgacctctctcctccgcagaggacACTTTGTGTTGTGGGGAGGCtggggaaaaagaaaaagagagcgcgCGGAGAACGATGAGAAGGGGAAATAGAGAAGAGAGGCTCCCGCCTCTtctctcttcccatcgtcccccgcgcgctttctattttttcttttttcttcgatgattgctatttttatagggatacccagcgggagccttTGCGGAAAAGAGAGATTCAGAAAAACGTTCTGTTAAAGAACCATGCTAATCGAAAATGCCTTGCGTGCCATGCTGATATTTAAGCAGAGAGTGTCAAGTGAGTTCCACCTAAACAAACGCAATGAATGCTACCATGCGCTTTTATAGTAACCTTACGAAAAAAGCGTTCATCTAATCACGTGCGAGTGCAAGAGTTGATACATCGGGATCAGAGGCACTCCTgtaatttttcaactttctttctttctttcttcttctcttttgtttttcactatTACAGGCGCGCCGTTCAAGGAAGGCGTGCTAAACCAACAAGAAATCCACAGCCTTGCGCGGAAGCTTAAAACATGGAAACGCATCGGAAGAGCTCTACAACTGGACGACGCTACGCTAAATGAAATTGATGAGGATATCAACGGTTTAGTAGAGAAGAGTCACGCAATGCTCAGAAGGTGGATGGAAGTCAATGGAAGCGCCGCAACTTACCAGAAACTTGCTGAAGGACTTGAAATAGCAAAAAGAAGAGACTTGATAAGAATTTTCTGCTGTGAAAGAATATGATATGATCTTTGTTATCTCTTTAACCTGGTTCATCAAAAGTGACACAGGTTAACGAACGTTAATTCGCTGAGGAGGTGTTTAGCAAAAGTTACTTCTACTGTTTAATAATTCATTAGCCTGACTCCCTTccccacccccatcccccccccccccaaaaaaaacggAATGGAACAAAAAACGCGAAGTTCACTATTTTCACATTACTTATACTACACCTTGTtaactcccccctcccccccctccccctcactgttcttaaagaaaaaaaatgcttaaccATTGTTTCCTATTTCTTGTGAGTGTTACAGTCATCCCAACTTTTGGGGGTAAACGAGGTGTGTTATGGGCAGTGAAAATGGCGAATTCCTTTCTCGCCTGACTAGCGAACCCCTCTGCGTGCCTGTAAAGTAGTAAATCATCAACCCAGCTGATTTGTATTGGAAGCACATGTACCTCAAGTATTACCTATTGATTGGTCATAACTTCATCAATTAATGAATGTTACAGTTAGAGTTGTTGTCTGGAATGAAAACATGTAGCTTTGTGATGTTCATTTTTATCGTGTTAACCTTGTTCGCTTTATAGTTGATAACGGACTTACGTTGAATCAAACTGGGCTTTTACACTCTAGATGTGCGCACACAAGGTTGTGTGTGAATAGATGTaaaaaaaacgaagaacaaAGGAGAGGAAATTTTGCAAAAGAACAATGACTATTACATAAAATGATGGTGATCAATACCAGAAAAGGGAATGTGCGTTATCCAAGTACATTCAAGTACAGAgcttattccaaaaaaaaaaaaaaaaaaaacagtactcCGTCCAATAATGGTGGAAGGAGCTACAATAAAGTGTTTGCAAATTTGCCATTTGTCAAAGTATGTTGTAAAGTGTTTGCAAATTTGTCATTTATCAAAGAATGTCTATTTGAAACATGTAAGTATAGTAAAGACAGACAAAATAACTTGATTACATTAGGCAAACTGGCACTTTCttattctttctctttttcttgcggtttcttttcttatcgatGCTAGCTATTCCTCTTTTAAGTTTTCCCAAGGAAGGCATGATTTGCATGATTTGTGTCTCGGCTTGTTGCTTCTGGTTCTTTTTCCTTTTACGTGGTTTTTTTCTTGGTGGAAAATCAACATTACTTGACCCATTTTTAACAATTGCTGGTGATAACAAAGACTCCTCTCCATTTAGACTTGATGATGGTGCCGTAAATTTCTCAACGACACCATCGTCTGTAAGTTTTCGCTTTCTGCTAGTTGAAGCGGCACTACCATCCGTGGAAACTTTTTGTTCTATCTTTAAGTCTTTCTTCGCGAAGAGTGCCACAAAAAATCCATTGGTATAATCGACACTTGGCGAAGCGCGAATGCATTTCTCCgctgtaaaaaagtaaaaaaaaaaaaagtcagattTCGATCATTTGTGCGTGACTCTTACTCGATACAAGGTTATTACAAGTGTGAGAAAGCCGATAAATTCtatagggcgctttccaaaagtcagatctgaccggccagaccatagCTGGAGCAGCCATTTTGTCCATGAAATAGGCTTTTCCCAAGAGTTTTTACTAAAAAACTCTTGGGAATAGGAGATTTTTCCAGATTAGTAAATATCTCCAGATCTATTACATTTACGGTATCCAGATTTACATTCTATATTCTATTCTACAGCGTAATTACTAAACTTAGGTCATTATGAGACAAGTGTCGAATGACGACCCAAGATTATATCTGGGTGACTTTTGGGCGACACTGTCAGGGAGACTATGGTCGACTCCAAGAGCGATATGATATGCCTACCCCCTGGGAAGACAGGTAATCCTCTGTGTATCCAAGAGGGCAAACAGTGCTCCAGAGTGAATCTGTCACAATTTCTTTTCAAAGCTGCTTCGACAACATCCTCGTTTTccttaaacagaaaaaaaagaccatTACTTGACCAACACTATCGCCCATCTCATAAAACGAAACCTCTGCGGTATTTCCTGTAGTCTGGGTCTCCCCCACcttttttatataaattttaGTGTTCGTCCCCAGCGAGCTTGCGTACTTCATAAAAAAATCGCCCCTCTCTCCGCCCCTAACCCGAAACGTTACAGAGCTATTAAAGTCAAGCCAGGTCACGCGAACCGGCCCCCAAGATTccattaataaagttattactcGAAAGTTAAATCCGTTGGTAATTGTGGATTTTAGATTCATCTCTACATTCCTGCAAGCGTAATGAGCCGtaaattcacacgcgaggcagttaaTTAAAtatctaccagctcagtttcccggAATTCGAAGTAAATGTCTTCGAAGCAATTTTAACCATTCAAACTTTTCGTAAAGTTCTCTTAAAGTATTCAATTACGCATGTAGGAATGCCGAattgaatttgacactagttaCGTGAACGACTAACAGAtccatttttcaaataatcagttCATTAATAGGAtcttcggggggggggggggagggagaggggagaAGGGGcacgcttgacctgccttgactgtaaaATAGCGTAACCATGATCTCGTGTTCTTACTGGATTCTCATTCTACTGTATGGTCTCCTTTGTGTCTATAACATTGAGATTACTGCACTTCTACTGTGTATACTATTCATTGGCTAGACTTCCTGCAGTCCCGCAGTCGTCCgatttacaaaataaattttgaattcTGTCATCGACTGCGGTACTGCGGTCTACAAGCACACCACTTACTTGACAGCGACTGCGGGAGCACGAGTTGAATAGCCACTTAATGACTGCGGGAGCACTAGTTTTACTCACTTAGATTTAAATACAGAACACGACTGCGGGACTGCCAGAGCAGTTTTTTAAGTaatatgaaaataatattaGTAGCGGGGTATTCTGCAATCGCTCCTATTCATTTAACCTGAGGCTAAGAAAGAGAGGAATGAGAAATGGAAGGATGTAGCCTGCGGGCTAGGCAATCGAGTTGGAGTTTTGCACCCTATCTTCGTTTACGAATCCACAAAGAAGAAAATACGTATGGAAGGTTTTGAACTTGCCACGAGCTCAGTATAAGACTGCTCAAAACTAGCGCCCTATTTTTGCCAAGGCAAGAATAACCACTCGCTTCGTCGCCGTGGGTCATCTAGTCTGACGTGGTGCTCCGCACTTGAGAAACAATTACAGATTACTAAATGTGGTAGTCACCGTAGTAGGTTTAACAGCAGGAGTTGTAGCCATACCTTTTGATGAACAGAACAAGTGGAATACACCACCCTCTTtacaaaaggaaatgaaagggCGTGATTCAATACTGACaactgaaacttggcaagtgattCAAGTCTATTCTGCGAACAGAACGAAAAGTAAACTTAGTCTCTGAAAGAAACAGGAGACTCACTCAACAAGCAAATAGTTCACAACGcctcatgtaagggaattcggattccggaatccggaaaaattttgcttaagaaatccggaatcccaagctttggaatccagaatacagctcacGGAATTTACAAttccactaacgattggaatccggaatcaaaGTTACACTGGCAAAGAAttcggaatccagtacctggaatccggaatccacggcgtggaatccggaagactgtcttggattcccttacttgGGGCGATATGACTGGGTCAAAGTGGTTCCCACTCAAACTGATCAGTATTTAATTCGTACATCTGGTTTAAAAGCAGCAACGTTAAGTGTCTGTTAAAATCATATCGCAGGAGGTCAAAGTCTCAAAGTCTCAAAGACAAAAGCGAGAACTCGGACAATTAGCCACGCTCTAAGGAGCAGAGGATTGAACACGAATGCCTAATCTAAAAattaagcctttttttttcagaaaacttTACTACATTCGATAAATTTGACCGTTCTTTTTGGCTCAACACAAAGACGTGGAAATCCACACTCTTGAAAATCTTAAACTTGAGAGAGACAGATCCAACCCGTATCAAGCTCTCCTGTTTGAACGATTTCTAAAGGCCCACCACTGACACTGACTTCCCTAGTCTCTAAACACGCTCAGATTCTAAATTAAGGTTTGGATATTTTTCAAGCAGTTGGGCATTCGTACTCAGTTATTGTTTCTGTCTGCCACTGGAAAATTTCTCACTGGCCAGGCCCCGGTGGCCAGTCTCACCATTTTGTCTTCAGTGGCTTGATCCTCATCAACAAGGTTGTCCATTCTGCTAACAATACCAGACCCGCTACACGAGGGATCCACAACAATGTATTCTACCTTGCTATACTTCTCATCTACAGGATCTACCtagtaagaaacaaaaataatggagtttaaaaaaaacacataaatttATCTAGTTGATGAggacaataatgatgatggtgatgatgatgatgatgatgatgatgatgatgattgtatGATAGGCTTTATTGATGTATGATCTTAACAAAACTGACTCTTCTTGTATCACAGATCATGGGGTCTGCAGGTCTGTAATCCTTGTGTTTAAGCCACGAGAACTGGAAATCAAGGTTATTACTTATTTAGAAGACTTTCTGTGACACCAACCTCTAAAAAACTACAGTTTGATGTTGTAACGCAGCTAGCACCAGCTATCTTCATCAGCCTTTGCATCACTGCCAGCCTCTTTCTGTTGGTGtcaaatgaaaatatatttctgtccaaaacaaaaaaaggaaaggaataTGTTAAACACATTTTTCGTTTCCTTTATACATGTGCAATTTCTTTGCAGACTAATTGAATCGCTGAATGTTCACGCAAGAGGCCCAGTACATCCTTGACCATCTCGCTGCAATCAGCAACTTAATTGTTGagacaataataaaaattgtactCGAATGGGGTAACTTCGAAGAGCAAACAAgccacacccctcccccctcccctccattcaaagttggggtgtttgttttCTCTATAGGTAGCTCGAAAAGCCGGACAACAGTCACATTGCATGAAGGGAGTGGGAGAGGAAAGGCAAAATGTCAGAGAGACTCTTCAAGGCAAAGTGTCGAAACAAATTTTGACGCTGATTATTTGTGGATTCCTTAGGAATTTGCCAGCACAACCAAATGCCCTTCAGTATGCAATCTTGGGTGTAGCCACCGAGCAGACGTTTTAAGGACTTTGTCACGCGTTCCTTTCCCACATTCGAGGCTATCTTCATACTTGTCCAATACTCTGCAAAATTTATGTATGGCTTTGTTAAATTTCTCATTGTCTTGCTTCGTTCTTTATTGTTATGCTTTTGTACAATATGGTAGTGTGAAGCCAATACAATATAATACCATGCATAAATTTGTCGCAGTATTGGAGAACCCTCGCTATCTTAGGTGATTACATTCCAGTAGAAGATGGATACAGTAGAACCCTCCTTACGGCCACCTTAACTATGCATTGTTAATGCAACTTCATTGAGGTAACTGACACAAAAGACTACTGAGTAAGATTCTGGAGAGTGTTGGAATGCCTGCAAAATTATAAGGGTTTGTAAGTATAAACCAAAGACTACGAGGCATGTGATCTAGCAATTTTTCCATTGctgaatattttttactgtcgtATTTCTCTGCTTTTCAAACCATCATCAAATTGCACTTTTAAGAGTTAATTTATAAGCATGAGATAGGTCATGTGACCATGAATTGGAAAGGGTTGGCCTTTTAAATGAGTTCTGCTGTAATTATTATAGTGACATACCCTTGATTGTTCATTAAGCTAGCTAAATGACTGCTTTTGTTGCCAGGAGCTGCACAAGCATCAATGACATGAGATCCAGCGGGTGGGTCTAGAACATGTGCTGGGAGACAGCTGGCCTGAATTGTaataacaacaaataaaaaaaaaagagttgtcAAATGCTTCAACTGTGAATGTAATACATGTTTCacatgtattttcttttcacaactaTGATGTGAAATGACCAATGAGATTATGAAAGGCAAGGCAATAAATT
This window contains:
- the LOC140922674 gene encoding 28S rRNA (cytosine-C(5))-methyltransferase-like — protein: MASLYSCAANVVDKVIKKQGTAKSLAINSSFPRKKKLYALVCETLKYKGILEEIFKETKLLKLEKKLRHNYALVLVYDFLFGQGIQGGGEFKQCILKNKSVLQSCLARMKVRAKVHRNEDLLPKKAHEAGSIPRYIRINRIKTSVEEVIKHFEQNDYQQVQLDGVDAFIQKSTASKQFMCDVHLPDVLIFPPGTDLHNHPLYVSGLILLQDKASCLPAHVLDPPAGSHVIDACAAPGNKSSHLASLMNNQGNIFSFDTNRKRLAVMQRLMKIAGASCVTTSNCSFLEVDPVDEKYSKVEYIVVDPSCSGSGIVSRMDNLVDEDQATEDKMNRLESLAKFQLSVLNHALSFPFVKRVVYSTCSVHQKENEDVVEAALKRNCDRFTLEHCLPSWIHRGLPVFPGAEKCIRASPSVDYTNGFFVALFAKKDLKIEQKVSTDGSAASTSRKRKLTDDGVVEKFTAPSSSLNGEESLLSPAIVKNGSSNVDFPPRKKPRKRKKNQKQQAETQIMQIMPSLGKLKRGIASIDKKRNRKKKRKNKKVPVCLM